A single window of Streptomyces sp. NBC_00464 DNA harbors:
- a CDS encoding sulfurtransferase TusA family protein yields the protein MSAASPAASSDATGPDDSVRAVVDAGGEPWSRILGLLERRRCELPLGSVLELHSANPQVRSSVREWCRLTGSTLLAEEETRDVSAYRIKLPPPPVHGTPTPFPVPKPESP from the coding sequence ATGAGTGCTGCCTCGCCCGCCGCGTCGTCCGACGCGACAGGTCCGGATGACTCGGTCCGTGCCGTCGTGGACGCAGGCGGCGAACCGTGGTCACGGATCCTCGGTCTGCTGGAGCGGCGCCGGTGCGAGCTGCCACTCGGCAGCGTGCTGGAACTGCACAGTGCCAACCCTCAGGTCCGCTCCTCCGTACGGGAGTGGTGCCGGCTCACCGGTTCCACTCTGCTCGCCGAGGAGGAGACGCGCGATGTGAGTGCGTACCGCATCAAGCTGCCGCCGCCCCCCGTGCACGGCACACCGACACCGTTCCCCGTCCCGAAGCCGGAGTCCCCGTGA
- a CDS encoding LuxR C-terminal-related transcriptional regulator produces the protein MRRARRRSKETSDVGLAALGVTMADEELYRHLLRSGPASVEELADALLEPHAEVARQTEALAALQLVALTAGEPERWVAAAPDVAVERLMECRQRELNRARSGLARLMGEYRSGHRTGAVEGPVEVVEGAERCRRRYAETVANTARELLVLSRPPFVIHGGVSLDVLSILDRNVRCRSIYDRRALDLPHSVADISSYQAAGEQVRVVDELPLKLLISDRTTALLPGGDDRPGEWFVVSGSTLVEGLVSLFELLWERSVPLVPVEAETDVTEAGLPSSDIQLLGLLFAGLTDAAIARQLSTSVRTVQRRLTRLMERAGVGNRAQLAWHAARGGWLTP, from the coding sequence ATGCGGCGCGCACGACGCCGGAGCAAGGAGACCTCAGATGTCGGACTCGCAGCCCTGGGGGTGACCATGGCCGACGAGGAGCTCTACCGGCACCTGCTGCGCTCCGGCCCGGCGTCCGTCGAGGAGCTGGCCGATGCGCTGCTGGAGCCGCACGCGGAAGTGGCGCGGCAGACCGAGGCGTTGGCTGCACTGCAGCTGGTTGCCCTGACCGCCGGCGAGCCTGAGCGGTGGGTGGCCGCGGCTCCCGACGTGGCGGTCGAGCGGCTCATGGAGTGCCGCCAGCGGGAGCTGAACCGGGCCCGCAGTGGTCTGGCCCGGCTCATGGGCGAGTACAGGTCGGGCCACCGGACGGGTGCGGTGGAAGGTCCGGTCGAGGTGGTCGAGGGCGCGGAGCGATGCAGGCGCCGGTACGCGGAGACCGTGGCGAACACCGCCCGCGAACTCCTCGTGCTCAGCAGACCGCCGTTCGTCATCCACGGTGGTGTCTCCCTCGATGTCCTGAGCATTCTCGACCGGAACGTCCGCTGCCGGTCGATCTACGACCGGCGCGCCCTGGACCTGCCGCACTCGGTCGCCGACATAAGTTCCTACCAGGCCGCGGGCGAGCAGGTACGCGTCGTCGACGAACTCCCCTTGAAGCTGCTGATCTCGGACCGGACGACGGCGCTTCTCCCCGGCGGCGACGACCGGCCCGGCGAGTGGTTCGTGGTCTCCGGCAGCACGCTCGTGGAAGGTCTGGTGTCGTTGTTCGAGCTGCTGTGGGAACGCAGCGTCCCGCTCGTCCCGGTGGAGGCCGAGACCGACGTGACGGAGGCCGGACTGCCGTCGTCCGACATCCAACTGCTCGGCCTGCTGTTCGCCGGGCTCACGGACGCGGCGATCGCCCGCCAGCTCAGTACGAGCGTGCGCACCGTGCAGCGCCGCCTGACCCGCCTGATGGAGCGTGCGGGGGTGGGGAACCGCGCACAGCTCGCCTGGCACGCGGCGCGCGGCGGGTGGCTCACCCCTTAG
- a CDS encoding MarR family winged helix-turn-helix transcriptional regulator, which yields MPGTPGEREESLDVIQRELTAFARRARAAAARLHPELPLVSYTLLAHIDDQHGCRATDLAAHYMLDKSTVSRQLGTLEKLGLVERHADPGDHRIQVLHPTESGTQALASTQASRRAAYQERLADWTAEDLALFATHLLRYNSAGDPDSPQQPTG from the coding sequence ATGCCAGGCACCCCCGGAGAACGCGAAGAGTCGCTGGACGTCATCCAGCGCGAACTGACCGCCTTCGCCCGCAGGGCGCGCGCCGCCGCGGCCAGGCTCCATCCCGAGCTGCCCCTGGTGTCGTACACCTTGCTGGCGCACATCGACGACCAGCACGGCTGCCGCGCCACGGATCTGGCGGCGCACTACATGCTCGACAAGTCCACTGTCAGCCGGCAGCTCGGCACCCTGGAGAAACTGGGCCTGGTCGAGCGCCATGCGGATCCGGGCGATCACCGCATCCAGGTGCTTCATCCCACCGAGTCCGGCACCCAGGCACTCGCCTCGACCCAGGCCAGCCGACGCGCCGCCTACCAGGAGCGGCTCGCGGACTGGACGGCCGAGGACCTCGCCCTCTTCGCCACGCACCTGCTCCGCTACAACTCGGCCGGTGATCCCGACAGTCCGCAACAGCCGACCGGCTGA